In one Halorubrum sp. CBA1229 genomic region, the following are encoded:
- a CDS encoding sugar phosphate isomerase/epimerase has protein sequence MDIGVLTVPLGGESIDDAAAYLDSVGVDAVELGVGGWPGEDHVDREAHLADESAREELLDLLDGHDLRISALATHNNPLHPDEERAAAADRELREAIELADLLGVDTVTCFSGLPAGAPGDSTPNWITAPWPTEHADAHEYQWDEVAIPYWRDLAKHADHHGVDVAIEMHPNMLVYEPTGMLALREATNERIGANFDPSHLYWQGIDVTEAIRFLGDHDAIHHVHAKDTKVYDANARVKGVLDTTSYTEEPDRSWLFRSIGYGHDEAHWKDVVSTLRMVGYEGALSIEHEDSLTSSREGLEKAVDVLDRAVFETRAGDAYWAE, from the coding sequence ATGGACATCGGCGTACTGACCGTTCCGTTGGGGGGAGAATCGATCGACGACGCGGCAGCGTACCTCGACTCCGTCGGGGTCGACGCGGTCGAGCTGGGCGTCGGCGGGTGGCCGGGCGAGGACCACGTCGACCGCGAGGCGCACCTCGCAGACGAAAGCGCGCGCGAGGAGCTGCTCGACCTGCTCGACGGTCACGACCTCCGGATCTCGGCGTTGGCGACCCACAACAACCCGCTGCATCCCGACGAGGAGCGCGCCGCGGCGGCCGACCGCGAGCTCCGCGAGGCGATCGAGCTCGCCGATCTGCTCGGCGTCGACACGGTGACCTGCTTCTCCGGGCTCCCCGCGGGCGCGCCCGGCGACTCGACGCCGAACTGGATCACGGCGCCGTGGCCGACGGAGCACGCCGACGCCCACGAGTACCAGTGGGACGAGGTCGCGATCCCGTACTGGCGTGACCTCGCGAAACACGCTGACCACCACGGCGTCGACGTGGCTATCGAGATGCATCCGAACATGCTCGTCTACGAACCGACCGGGATGCTGGCGCTGCGGGAGGCCACGAACGAGCGGATCGGCGCCAACTTCGACCCGTCGCACCTCTACTGGCAGGGGATCGACGTGACGGAGGCGATCCGCTTTCTGGGCGACCACGACGCGATCCACCACGTCCACGCGAAGGACACGAAGGTGTACGACGCCAACGCCAGGGTGAAGGGCGTGCTCGACACGACGAGCTACACCGAGGAGCCCGACCGCTCGTGGCTGTTCCGGTCGATCGGCTACGGCCACGACGAGGCCCACTGGAAGGACGTCGTCTCGACGCTCCGGATGGTCGGCTACGAGGGCGCGCTCTCGATCGAACACGAGGACTCGCTCACCTCCTCGCGCGAGGGGTTGGAGAAGGCGGTCGACGTGCTCGACCGCGCGGTCTTCGAGACGCGAGCGGGCGACGCCTACTGGGCGGAGTAG
- a CDS encoding Gfo/Idh/MocA family oxidoreductase, whose product MTQPLKIGVLGYRFMGKAHANALARLPMFFPDAPDVERHTLVGRDEEALAEAADRFGFSHTATDWAAAIDEVDVFYNLGPNHVHAEPSIAALEAGVPVLCEKPLAPTLDEAAAMRDAAAEADVQAGTAFNYRFVPAIRYAKGLIEDGELGEIRQVRGRYLQDWLVDPEAPWAWRMDADMAGSGALGDLGAHTIDLADFLVGDEVGEIDRLSGHLRTFVDERPVYADGDSGEDGDGGDDADDPAVEEYRDVTVDDAYSAQVAYESGATGTFEATRFATGHKNDHTIEVHGSKGSLKFSLERLNELEVLREGDRGYQTVLVTDETDPYVDHWWPPGHVIGWEHTFVHENYEFLSAVAEGGEFSPSFAEGYAVQEVLDAIERSDERGEWITL is encoded by the coding sequence ATGACACAGCCACTCAAGATCGGCGTGCTGGGGTATCGGTTCATGGGGAAGGCGCACGCGAACGCGCTGGCGCGGCTGCCGATGTTCTTCCCCGACGCGCCCGACGTCGAGCGCCACACGCTCGTCGGCCGCGACGAGGAGGCGCTCGCGGAGGCCGCCGACCGGTTCGGCTTCTCGCACACGGCGACCGACTGGGCCGCCGCGATCGACGAGGTGGACGTATTCTACAACCTCGGCCCGAACCACGTCCACGCGGAGCCGTCGATCGCGGCCCTCGAGGCGGGCGTGCCCGTCCTCTGCGAGAAGCCGCTCGCGCCGACCCTCGACGAAGCGGCGGCCATGCGCGACGCCGCCGCCGAGGCGGACGTCCAAGCCGGAACCGCGTTCAACTACCGGTTCGTCCCGGCGATCCGCTACGCGAAGGGGCTGATCGAGGACGGCGAGCTCGGCGAGATCCGTCAGGTCCGCGGGCGCTATCTCCAGGACTGGCTCGTCGATCCCGAGGCGCCGTGGGCGTGGCGCATGGACGCCGACATGGCGGGCTCCGGCGCGCTCGGCGATCTCGGCGCGCACACGATCGACCTCGCGGACTTCCTCGTCGGCGACGAGGTCGGCGAGATCGACCGCCTCTCCGGTCACCTCCGGACGTTCGTCGACGAGCGCCCCGTGTACGCCGACGGCGACTCGGGGGAGGACGGTGACGGCGGCGACGACGCTGACGACCCCGCCGTCGAGGAGTACCGTGACGTGACGGTCGACGACGCCTACTCCGCGCAGGTCGCCTACGAGTCGGGCGCGACGGGAACCTTCGAGGCGACTCGGTTCGCGACCGGCCACAAGAACGATCACACGATCGAGGTCCACGGCTCGAAGGGGAGCCTGAAGTTCTCCTTAGAGCGGCTCAACGAACTGGAGGTGCTCCGGGAGGGCGACCGCGGCTACCAGACGGTCCTCGTCACCGACGAGACCGACCCGTACGTCGACCACTGGTGGCCCCCCGGTCACGTCATCGGCTGGGAGCACACCTTCGTCCACGAGAACTACGAGTTCCTCTCCGCGGTCGCCGAGGGCGGCGAGTTCTCGCCGTCGTTCGCCGAGGGGTACGCGGTCCAGGAGGTCCTCGACGCGATCGAGCGCTCCGACGAGCGCGGCGAGTGGATCACGCTCTGA
- a CDS encoding type IV pilin — MRGFRNDERGFTPIAGTGLLVGVVVLLLAVVGAAMFGLIDGVAPPDAEFQVEHEDGDLVVVAAGPEPVPAEELYVRGEDPDGEVEFGAWPGDGVVEPGDRVVVPNATGNEQFDVVWEPVAFDTRETLGTYNGEDSAIQEWSEDNGGSTPGGGVGVGV; from the coding sequence ATGCGAGGGTTCAGGAACGACGAACGGGGGTTCACCCCGATAGCCGGCACGGGGCTGCTCGTGGGCGTCGTCGTCCTGCTGCTGGCGGTCGTGGGAGCCGCGATGTTCGGCCTGATCGACGGGGTCGCGCCGCCGGACGCGGAGTTCCAGGTCGAACACGAGGACGGTGACCTCGTCGTCGTCGCCGCCGGCCCCGAGCCCGTCCCGGCCGAGGAGCTGTACGTCCGCGGCGAGGACCCCGACGGCGAGGTCGAGTTCGGCGCGTGGCCCGGTGACGGGGTGGTCGAACCCGGCGATCGCGTGGTCGTGCCGAACGCGACCGGGAACGAGCAGTTCGACGTGGTCTGGGAGCCGGTCGCGTTCGACACCCGCGAGACCCTCGGCACCTATAACGGCGAGGACTCCGCGATCCAGGAATGGAGCGAGGACAACGGCGGCAGCACGCCGGGCGGCGGCGTCGGCGTCGGCGTCTGA
- a CDS encoding YIP1 family protein yields MTSWIEDPAGGRARGPRGLARAWVEALVRPRRLFANGVAPGDQAPALTFAVAVAAAFALGWMAADPSAVPGIVASVPVSALIAFLVVVALAAPVGLHLTAAVATVSVILASVELDDGLSLRDRGGVSETVQVVAYASSPMALAGPPVPALRIACGAYAAALLLIGFRVVHGTSWPRTLVAGVPPALLGYGVGYRVIASVRTVLA; encoded by the coding sequence GTGACATCGTGGATCGAGGACCCGGCGGGCGGGCGAGCGCGGGGGCCGCGCGGGCTCGCTCGCGCCTGGGTCGAGGCGCTCGTCCGGCCGCGTCGCCTCTTCGCCAACGGCGTGGCGCCCGGCGATCAGGCGCCCGCGCTGACGTTCGCCGTCGCCGTCGCCGCCGCGTTCGCGCTCGGCTGGATGGCCGCCGACCCGTCCGCCGTTCCGGGGATCGTCGCGTCCGTGCCCGTCTCCGCGCTGATCGCCTTCCTCGTCGTGGTCGCGCTCGCGGCCCCGGTCGGACTGCACCTGACCGCGGCCGTCGCGACCGTGAGCGTGATCCTCGCCAGCGTCGAGTTAGACGACGGGCTCTCGCTGCGGGACCGCGGCGGGGTCAGTGAGACCGTGCAGGTCGTCGCGTACGCGAGCTCGCCGATGGCGCTCGCCGGGCCGCCGGTCCCGGCGCTGCGGATCGCCTGCGGCGCGTACGCCGCGGCGCTGCTCCTGATCGGGTTCCGGGTCGTTCACGGGACCTCGTGGCCGCGCACGCTCGTCGCCGGGGTCCCGCCGGCCCTGCTCGGCTACGGCGTCGGCTACCGCGTGATCGCGTCGGTTCGGACGGTCCTCGCGTAG
- a CDS encoding OB-fold nucleic acid binding domain-containing protein, with the protein MGSCIICGVDVDGGGRICDPHQEDVVFDFRGNSPDQLVPDRFYRGVVDGYAEFGVFVDLAPGVTGLLHRSELDRRLDSLDWEPGDEVFVQVKGVRDNGNIDLAWSIRQADREFRGVLVQDGDTEYLPEEDGDEDAAEADEAAAADDAAEVEGAAEVEGAAEIEDAAEIEDAAEIEDAAEIEDAAEIEDATETDDEATESETDDESVDAVSEDADKTAETSETVDATEAAGTDTADKSEAEAETESGAEAERESEAENETDTESEDDLDDDRERVEIGTLSEAVGDAVRIDGEVVGVRQTGGPTVFEVRDETGVVDVAAFVEPGVRAYPDVEVGDAVRIDGEVESHRGDVQVESEALVLLEGEGAETVRRRLAEALTDEARPDGLQPLAGDETVAQLADGLLDAAEALRRAVLESRPIVVRHPATADGYVAGAAVERAVLPLIRDEHAKSDAEYHYFTRRPLDDPVYGMDAATNDATRMLQDRDRHDEKLPLFLLVGTGSTVESADGIDLLSVYGVDAVVVDAEVADPETREAVDTLVSPEIESVEGDLSTGALVASLASAVNDEVRDDLRHLPAVSYWADTPDRYVDLARDAGYDVERVAELREAVALEAYYQSYQDKRELVADLLFEDGGNLAAHVSEQFREKLETEVETATANVVTEAVDGVEFDVLDTDGYTHRYDFPPTPLLLDDLHRRRVNGEAHATVGIGTDELYLRTSEDVSVRDVAERAAELAPAADVTTAGLREGKIEFLSGERDAVEDAVVAAVAEAF; encoded by the coding sequence ATGGGATCCTGTATCATCTGTGGCGTCGACGTCGACGGCGGCGGTCGCATCTGCGACCCGCACCAGGAGGACGTCGTGTTCGACTTCCGCGGAAACTCCCCCGACCAGCTCGTACCGGACCGGTTCTACCGCGGCGTCGTCGACGGCTACGCCGAGTTCGGCGTGTTCGTCGACCTCGCGCCGGGCGTGACCGGACTCCTCCACCGCTCCGAGCTCGACCGGCGTCTCGACAGCCTCGACTGGGAGCCCGGTGACGAGGTGTTCGTCCAAGTGAAGGGCGTCCGCGACAACGGGAACATCGACCTCGCGTGGTCGATCCGACAGGCCGACCGCGAGTTCCGCGGCGTGCTCGTCCAGGACGGCGACACCGAGTACCTCCCGGAGGAGGACGGCGATGAGGACGCGGCCGAAGCGGACGAGGCCGCCGCGGCCGACGACGCTGCCGAGGTTGAGGGCGCTGCCGAGGTTGAGGGCGCTGCCGAGATTGAGGACGCTGCCGAGATTGAGGACGCTGCCGAGATTGAGGACGCTGCCGAGATTGAGGACGCCGCCGAGATTGAGGACGCCACCGAGACCGACGACGAAGCGACTGAATCCGAGACCGACGACGAGTCCGTCGACGCCGTGAGCGAGGACGCCGACAAAACGGCGGAGACGAGCGAGACGGTCGACGCGACCGAGGCAGCAGGCACCGACACCGCCGACAAAAGCGAGGCCGAGGCCGAGACCGAGAGCGGGGCGGAGGCCGAAAGGGAGAGCGAGGCCGAAAACGAGACCGACACCGAGAGCGAGGACGACCTCGACGACGACCGCGAGCGCGTCGAGATCGGGACCCTCTCCGAGGCCGTCGGCGACGCGGTGCGGATCGACGGCGAAGTTGTCGGCGTCCGGCAGACCGGCGGCCCCACCGTCTTCGAGGTCCGGGACGAGACCGGCGTCGTCGACGTGGCGGCGTTCGTCGAGCCCGGCGTCCGGGCGTACCCGGATGTCGAGGTCGGCGACGCGGTGCGGATCGACGGCGAGGTCGAGAGCCACCGGGGCGACGTGCAGGTCGAGTCCGAGGCGCTCGTCCTCCTCGAGGGCGAGGGGGCCGAGACGGTCCGCCGCCGGCTCGCGGAGGCGCTCACCGACGAGGCGCGTCCCGACGGGCTCCAGCCGCTCGCGGGCGACGAGACGGTCGCGCAGCTCGCCGACGGACTGCTCGACGCCGCGGAGGCGCTCCGCCGCGCGGTCCTCGAGTCACGCCCGATAGTCGTGCGCCACCCCGCCACCGCCGACGGCTACGTCGCCGGCGCGGCGGTCGAGCGCGCCGTGCTCCCGCTGATCCGCGACGAGCACGCCAAGAGCGACGCCGAGTACCACTACTTCACCCGACGACCGCTCGACGACCCGGTGTACGGGATGGACGCGGCGACGAACGACGCGACCCGCATGCTGCAGGACCGCGACCGCCATGACGAGAAGCTCCCGCTCTTCTTACTCGTCGGCACCGGCTCGACCGTCGAGTCCGCGGACGGCATCGACCTGCTCTCCGTCTACGGCGTCGACGCCGTCGTCGTCGACGCCGAGGTCGCCGACCCCGAGACCCGCGAGGCCGTCGACACGCTCGTCTCGCCGGAGATCGAGTCGGTCGAGGGCGACCTCTCGACGGGCGCGCTGGTCGCCTCGCTGGCCTCCGCGGTCAACGACGAGGTCCGCGACGACCTGCGGCACCTCCCGGCCGTGAGCTACTGGGCGGACACCCCGGACCGCTACGTCGACCTCGCTCGCGACGCGGGCTACGACGTCGAGCGCGTCGCGGAGCTCCGCGAGGCCGTCGCGCTGGAGGCGTACTACCAGTCGTACCAGGACAAGCGCGAGCTGGTCGCCGACCTCCTCTTCGAGGACGGCGGCAACCTCGCGGCGCACGTCTCCGAGCAGTTCCGTGAGAAGCTGGAGACGGAGGTCGAGACCGCGACCGCGAACGTCGTCACCGAGGCGGTCGACGGCGTCGAGTTCGACGTGCTCGACACCGACGGCTACACGCACCGATACGACTTCCCGCCGACGCCGCTCCTCCTCGACGACCTCCACCGCCGCCGCGTGAACGGCGAGGCGCACGCGACCGTCGGCATCGGCACCGACGAGCTGTACCTCCGGACGAGCGAGGACGTCTCCGTCCGCGACGTGGCCGAGCGCGCGGCAGAGCTCGCGCCCGCCGCCGACGTCACCACGGCCGGGCTCCGCGAGGGGAAAATCGAGTTCCTCTCGGGCGAGCGCGACGCCGTCGAGGACGCCGTCGTCGCCGCCGTCGCCGAAGCGTTCTGA
- the fer gene encoding ferredoxin Fer yields MVSPFEVLRVDEDADEAAIERAYRERVKEAHPDQGGTVEEFQLVRRAYREIDEQSRNGNGAAAADVTEVDLADDGDEAAEVDPVRVEFLDYDALADYGWSLDDDDLFKKASHADLGEAEHGRLLVQPDESLLEAAENRGFGWPFSCRGGACANCAVYLVEGDLSQPANHIMPDELAARGFRLSCNGYPLSDELKVVFNVKHLAELDDLILPPGPFTRR; encoded by the coding sequence ATGGTCTCGCCGTTCGAGGTGTTACGAGTCGACGAGGACGCGGACGAGGCCGCGATAGAGCGCGCCTACCGCGAACGGGTGAAGGAGGCTCACCCCGACCAGGGCGGGACCGTCGAGGAGTTCCAACTGGTCAGGCGCGCCTACCGCGAGATCGACGAGCAAAGCCGAAACGGAAACGGGGCCGCCGCCGCCGACGTCACCGAGGTCGACCTGGCCGACGACGGGGACGAGGCCGCCGAGGTCGATCCCGTGCGCGTCGAGTTCCTCGATTACGACGCCCTCGCCGACTACGGCTGGTCGCTCGACGACGACGATCTATTTAAAAAGGCCTCGCACGCGGACCTCGGCGAGGCCGAGCACGGCCGCCTGCTCGTCCAGCCGGACGAGAGCCTGCTGGAGGCGGCCGAGAACCGCGGGTTCGGGTGGCCGTTCTCCTGTCGCGGCGGGGCCTGCGCGAACTGCGCGGTGTACCTCGTCGAGGGCGACCTCTCGCAGCCCGCCAACCACATCATGCCCGATGAGCTGGCGGCGCGCGGGTTCCGGCTCTCGTGTAACGGCTACCCGCTGAGCGACGAGCTGAAGGTCGTGTTCAACGTGAAACACCTCGCCGAGCTCGACGACCTCATCCTCCCGCCCGGGCCGTTCACGCGGCGGTGA
- the fen gene encoding flap endonuclease-1 translates to MGNADLRDLAAIRDVAFEDIGGGVVAVDAHNWLYRYLTTTVKWTADEKYTTADGVEVANLIGVVQGLPKFFEHDLIPVMVFDGAVTDLKADEVADRREKRERAEERRAAAQERGDAVEAARLEARTQRLTETIQETTRELLSLLDVPIVEAPAEGEAQCAHMAATGTVDHAGSEDYDTLLFGAPTTLRQLTSKGDPELMELAATLDELGLDRQGLVDVAMLCGTDFNEGVHGVGPKTAVTAVKEHGDLWGALDARGAEIPNAAEIRELFMNPPATDVDVDADVNPDVDAARAYVVDEWGVAAEEVERGFERITESQVQTGLDRWS, encoded by the coding sequence ATGGGAAACGCCGATCTACGCGACCTCGCGGCGATCCGGGACGTCGCCTTCGAGGACATCGGGGGAGGCGTCGTCGCCGTCGACGCGCACAACTGGCTGTACCGGTATCTCACGACGACTGTCAAGTGGACGGCAGACGAGAAGTACACCACCGCCGACGGCGTCGAGGTCGCGAACCTGATCGGCGTCGTGCAGGGGCTCCCGAAGTTCTTCGAACACGACCTGATCCCGGTGATGGTGTTCGACGGGGCCGTCACCGACCTGAAGGCCGACGAGGTCGCGGACCGGCGCGAGAAGCGCGAGCGGGCCGAGGAGCGTCGGGCGGCGGCCCAGGAGCGCGGCGACGCGGTCGAGGCTGCCCGGCTCGAGGCCCGCACCCAGCGGCTCACGGAGACGATCCAGGAGACGACTCGCGAGCTGCTCTCCCTGCTCGACGTGCCGATCGTCGAGGCCCCCGCGGAGGGGGAGGCGCAGTGCGCGCATATGGCGGCGACGGGGACGGTCGACCACGCCGGCAGCGAGGATTACGACACGCTGCTGTTCGGCGCCCCCACGACGCTCCGGCAGCTCACGAGCAAGGGCGACCCGGAGCTGATGGAGCTCGCGGCGACCCTCGACGAGCTCGGGCTGGACCGGCAGGGGCTCGTCGACGTCGCCATGCTGTGCGGCACCGACTTCAACGAGGGCGTCCACGGCGTCGGGCCGAAGACCGCGGTGACGGCCGTGAAGGAACACGGCGACCTGTGGGGGGCCCTCGACGCGCGCGGCGCCGAGATCCCGAACGCCGCGGAGATCCGCGAGCTGTTCATGAACCCGCCGGCGACCGACGTCGACGTCGACGCGGACGTGAACCCCGACGTCGACGCCGCTCGCGCGTACGTCGTCGACGAGTGGGGCGTCGCGGCCGAGGAGGTCGAGCGGGGCTTCGAGCGCATCACGGAGTCGCAGGTCCAGACCGGGCTCGACCGGTGGTCGTGA
- the gcvH gene encoding glycine cleavage system protein GcvH, whose protein sequence is MSFEVPDELRYLESHEWTTSDADTVRVGVSDFAQDELGDVVFVELPEVGDEVTAGEPFGVVESIKAVSDLYAPVSGEVVAINEELFDRPELVNEDPYGDGWMLEVDATEGGEAEGLLDADEYDAQIA, encoded by the coding sequence ATGAGCTTCGAAGTTCCCGACGAGTTACGATACCTGGAATCGCACGAGTGGACCACGAGCGACGCCGACACCGTCCGCGTCGGCGTCTCCGACTTCGCGCAGGACGAGCTCGGCGACGTGGTCTTCGTCGAGCTCCCCGAGGTCGGCGACGAGGTGACCGCCGGCGAGCCGTTCGGCGTCGTCGAGTCGATCAAGGCCGTCTCGGACCTGTACGCGCCCGTCTCGGGCGAGGTTGTCGCCATTAACGAGGAGCTGTTCGACCGGCCGGAGCTCGTCAACGAGGACCCGTACGGCGACGGCTGGATGCTCGAGGTCGACGCGACCGAGGGCGGCGAGGCGGAGGGGCTCCTCGACGCCGACGAGTACGACGCGCAGATCGCGTAA
- the gcvPA gene encoding aminomethyl-transferring glycine dehydrogenase subunit GcvPA has translation MSGTDGTPYAPHTDDETAAMLSAIGVDDEEALFDIPNDVAFDGEFGIEPRTEREIRAECSRIFARNDDLTEFLGRGHYGHYVPSVVDHLSDRAEFLTSYTQYQPEISQGFLQALFEYQSMLVELTGLPVANCSMYDAATALGEAATLADRVRSTSGDTVLVPDQLREGKRAVLENYCAGADLTVEAYPMVDGNADVDALAERVGDDVVMVYAENPTVRGCIEERLGAVGDIAADADALFVLGSDVVSLAVLEEPASVGADVVVGEAGALGLPTAYGMGLGIFACSDEFLRQVPGRLVGASEDADGDRAFTLTLQTREQHIRKERATSNICTNQAWVALRAAIHAATLGPDGLVDLANDCVREAAGLAARIDEVDGAVAPVHDRHHVREFAVRVDQPAAAIAEDLEAEGFAVHVVGEHLLQVCVTDLNASRGDDLVAAFEEVI, from the coding sequence ATGAGCGGGACGGACGGCACCCCGTACGCGCCGCACACGGACGACGAGACCGCGGCGATGCTTTCGGCGATCGGCGTCGACGACGAGGAGGCGCTGTTCGACATCCCCAACGACGTCGCCTTCGACGGCGAGTTCGGGATCGAACCCCGCACGGAGCGGGAGATCCGCGCGGAGTGTTCGCGGATCTTCGCCCGGAACGACGACCTGACCGAGTTCCTCGGGCGGGGGCACTACGGCCACTACGTGCCGAGCGTGGTCGACCACCTCTCGGACCGCGCGGAGTTCCTCACGAGCTACACCCAGTACCAGCCGGAGATATCGCAGGGGTTCCTCCAGGCGCTGTTCGAGTACCAGTCGATGCTCGTCGAGCTCACGGGGCTCCCGGTCGCGAACTGCTCGATGTACGACGCCGCGACCGCGCTCGGCGAGGCGGCGACGCTGGCGGACCGCGTCCGGTCGACCTCGGGGGACACCGTCCTCGTCCCCGATCAGCTCCGCGAGGGCAAGCGGGCCGTGCTGGAGAACTACTGCGCCGGCGCCGACCTGACCGTCGAGGCTTATCCGATGGTCGACGGCAACGCCGACGTCGACGCCCTCGCCGAGCGCGTCGGCGACGATGTTGTCATGGTGTACGCCGAGAACCCGACGGTCCGCGGCTGTATCGAGGAGCGGCTGGGAGCGGTCGGCGACATCGCGGCCGACGCCGACGCGCTGTTCGTCCTCGGCTCGGACGTCGTCTCGCTCGCGGTCCTCGAGGAGCCGGCGAGCGTCGGCGCCGACGTCGTCGTCGGCGAGGCCGGCGCGCTCGGGCTCCCGACCGCCTACGGGATGGGGCTCGGGATCTTCGCCTGCAGCGACGAGTTCCTCCGGCAGGTGCCGGGGCGGCTCGTCGGCGCGAGCGAGGACGCCGACGGCGACCGCGCGTTCACGCTCACGCTCCAGACGCGCGAACAGCACATCCGGAAGGAGCGGGCGACCTCCAACATCTGCACGAACCAGGCGTGGGTGGCGCTCCGCGCGGCGATCCACGCGGCGACGCTCGGCCCGGACGGCCTCGTCGACCTCGCGAACGACTGCGTCCGCGAGGCCGCGGGGCTCGCCGCCCGGATCGACGAGGTCGACGGCGCCGTCGCCCCGGTCCACGACCGCCACCACGTCCGGGAGTTCGCCGTGCGCGTCGACCAGCCGGCCGCGGCGATCGCCGAGGATTTGGAGGCCGAGGGGTTCGCCGTTCACGTCGTCGGCGAGCACCTCCTGCAGGTGTGCGTGACGGACCTGAACGCGAGCCGGGGGGACGACCTCGTCGCGGCGTTCGAGGAGGTGATCTGA
- the gcvPB gene encoding aminomethyl-transferring glycine dehydrogenase subunit GcvPB, producing the protein MIHDQATYEREGEDVREPLLSEKGEATVDVTDESPLPDDLTRDELTLPAPSEPEIARHYTRLSQMNWAIDSGPYPLGSCTMKYNPKFTEDVAADPNAAVHPARSERSVQGNLELQYRLQEFLAEIGGMDAVTLQPPAGAAGELTGILVAKAYHEHHGNDRSEVVIPASAHGTNFATAATAGYDVVELPSGDDGRVDVEALEAAVGDDTAALMLTNPNTVGLFERDITEIAEIVHDAGGLLYYDGANLNALLGRGRPGDMGFDVMHYNVHKTFATPHGGGGPGAGPVGVVDELADFLPAPQVRETESVSGYERFEPDHTIGKVHGFAGNWLVLIKTYAYVARLGDEGLADAAAKAVLNANYLAERIDLDVPHGPFHHEFAATAGERDAADVAKRMLDFGVHPPTTKWPEMVPEAMLTEPTEIEGQSSLDDLAEAFNLAYADTDEALDAAPNRTAAGRIDQVSAARNPRLSWQALDEE; encoded by the coding sequence GTGATCCACGACCAGGCCACCTACGAGCGCGAGGGCGAGGACGTCCGGGAACCGCTCCTCTCCGAGAAGGGCGAGGCGACGGTCGACGTGACCGACGAGTCGCCGCTCCCGGACGACCTGACGCGAGACGAGCTCACGCTCCCCGCGCCCTCCGAGCCGGAGATCGCCCGCCACTACACCCGGCTCTCGCAGATGAACTGGGCGATCGATTCCGGGCCGTACCCGCTCGGGAGCTGCACGATGAAGTACAACCCCAAGTTCACCGAGGACGTCGCCGCCGACCCGAACGCGGCGGTCCACCCGGCCCGCTCCGAGCGGTCCGTGCAGGGGAACTTAGAGCTCCAGTACCGGCTGCAGGAGTTCCTCGCCGAGATCGGCGGCATGGACGCCGTGACGCTCCAGCCGCCCGCGGGCGCGGCCGGCGAGCTCACCGGGATCCTCGTCGCGAAGGCGTACCACGAGCACCACGGCAACGACCGGTCGGAGGTCGTGATCCCGGCCTCCGCGCACGGGACGAACTTCGCGACCGCCGCGACCGCCGGCTACGACGTGGTCGAGCTCCCCTCCGGGGACGACGGGCGCGTCGACGTCGAGGCGCTGGAGGCGGCCGTCGGCGACGACACGGCAGCCCTCATGCTGACCAACCCGAACACGGTCGGGCTCTTCGAGCGCGACATCACGGAGATCGCCGAGATCGTCCACGATGCGGGTGGGCTGCTCTACTACGACGGCGCGAACCTCAACGCCCTGCTCGGTCGCGGCCGCCCCGGCGACATGGGGTTCGACGTGATGCATTACAACGTCCACAAGACGTTCGCGACCCCCCACGGCGGCGGCGGTCCCGGCGCCGGCCCGGTCGGCGTCGTCGACGAGCTGGCCGACTTCCTCCCCGCTCCGCAGGTCCGCGAAACCGAGAGCGTCAGCGGGTACGAGCGCTTCGAGCCGGACCACACCATCGGGAAGGTCCACGGGTTCGCCGGCAACTGGCTCGTCCTTATTAAGACGTACGCGTACGTCGCTCGCCTCGGCGACGAGGGGCTCGCGGACGCGGCCGCGAAGGCCGTCCTGAACGCGAACTACCTCGCCGAGCGGATCGACCTCGACGTGCCGCACGGCCCCTTCCACCACGAGTTCGCGGCGACCGCGGGCGAGCGCGACGCCGCCGACGTCGCCAAGCGGATGCTCGACTTCGGCGTCCACCCGCCGACGACGAAGTGGCCCGAGATGGTGCCCGAGGCGATGCTGACGGAGCCGACCGAGATCGAGGGGCAGTCCTCGCTCGACGACCTCGCCGAGGCGTTCAACCTCGCGTACGCCGACACCGACGAGGCGCTCGACGCCGCCCCGAACCGGACCGCCGCGGGCCGCATCGATCAGGTCTCCGCCGCGCGGAACCCGCGGCTCTCGTGGCAGGCGCTCGACGAGGAGTAG